In a single window of the Lynx canadensis isolate LIC74 chromosome E2, mLynCan4.pri.v2, whole genome shotgun sequence genome:
- the SELENOW gene encoding selenoprotein W — MLRSPAMALAIRVVYCGAUGYKSKYLQLKKKLEDEFPGCLDICGEGTPQATGFFEVMVGGKLVHSKKRGDGYVDTESKFLKLVAAIKAALAQG, encoded by the exons ATGCTGCGGTCCCCAGCCATGGCCCTCGCCATCCGAGTCGTTTATTG TGGTGCTTGAGGCTACAAGTCCAAG TATCTTCAGCTCAAGAAGAAGTTAGAAGATGAGTTCCCCGGATGCCTGGACATC tGCGGCGAGGGGACTCCCCAGGCCACCGGCTTCTTTGAAGTGATGGTAGGGGGGAAGTTGGTTCACTCCAAGAAG AGAGGCGATGGTTACGTGGACACAGAGAGCAAGTTTCTGAAGCTGGTGGCCGCCATCAAAGCCGCCTTGGCTCAGGGCTAA